The following proteins are co-located in the Burkholderia sp. HI2500 genome:
- a CDS encoding LysR family transcriptional regulator yields the protein MFDQLKAFHATVRQGSITRAARHLGVSQPTIAAQIRQVEQVYGVELFYRSGRKLEVTETGIELLPLVEKMIALEAQADIMLRNVGGLFEGHLRIGATGPYYIMDAVGRFSSAHPSIALTCRIGNSEEILQALQEFRIDLAVSSQRNDADGLERKVISTDPLVLVVHRNHPLARFDAIEPAQLADVRLLIREEGSVTRRCTETILEAAGVAAVSVAEIGSREAIREAILHGVGGSLFPLGEAERHPDLRVIALRGVDTTIDEYVYYLKARRQSPAIDAFLACILPAGSGTAGTDEAGRTARRANAR from the coding sequence CGCCGCGCGCCACCTGGGCGTGAGCCAGCCGACGATCGCCGCGCAGATCCGGCAGGTCGAGCAGGTGTACGGCGTCGAGCTGTTCTACCGCAGCGGCCGCAAGCTCGAAGTCACCGAGACGGGCATCGAGCTGCTGCCGCTCGTCGAGAAGATGATCGCGCTCGAGGCGCAGGCCGACATCATGCTGCGCAACGTCGGCGGCCTGTTCGAAGGCCACCTGCGGATCGGCGCGACGGGGCCGTACTACATCATGGACGCGGTCGGCCGCTTCTCGAGCGCGCATCCGTCGATCGCGCTCACGTGCCGGATCGGCAACTCCGAGGAGATCCTGCAGGCGCTGCAGGAATTCCGCATCGATCTCGCCGTCTCGTCGCAGCGCAACGATGCCGACGGCCTCGAACGCAAGGTGATCTCGACCGACCCGCTCGTGCTCGTCGTGCATCGCAACCATCCGCTCGCGCGCTTCGACGCGATCGAGCCGGCGCAACTCGCCGACGTGCGGCTGCTGATTCGCGAGGAAGGCTCGGTCACGCGCCGCTGCACGGAGACGATTCTCGAGGCGGCCGGTGTCGCAGCCGTCTCGGTGGCCGAGATCGGCAGCCGTGAAGCAATTCGCGAAGCGATCCTGCACGGCGTGGGCGGCAGCCTGTTTCCGCTCGGCGAGGCCGAACGGCATCCGGATTTGCGCGTGATCGCGCTGCGCGGCGTCGACACGACGATCGACGAATACGTGTACTACCTGAAGGCGCGCCGCCAGAGCCCCGCGATCGACGCGTTCCTCGCCTGCATCCTGCCGGCCGGCAGCGGCACTGCCGGGACGGATGAAGCAGGACGAACGGCGCGGCGGGCGAACGCACGCTGA
- a CDS encoding L-lactate permease codes for MNPTDALPPGIVFAQPLTPVAHSLLLSFLVAAIPIAVALIALGVLRRPAWQASLAGLVAGLAVAIGAWGMPAGLAFNAVGAGMALAVVPVMWIVFNALLLYNIAVKSGRFDQFRQWMLDNLPDDRRLVLLVVAFSFGCLLEGISGFGTPVAITSALLIALGFPALEALTYTLLFNTAPVAFGALGVPITVLGAVTSLPPATLAQMVGRQLPFFALLLPFYVVGAYGGLRSISKLWPALLVSGGSFAIAQFVTSNFLGYQLTDALSSLTSLIVTIGFLQVWKPQPDPQYALARSVPATAGAARAGFGGWLPWLVVSVVVIVWVHANIAAIGDVKIKWPGLHNAVFVSLYHKPYAAIWDFQPLGTGTAILLSAIITAALTRTGVGDFFDCVVKTWRQTWIAIVTVMMIVGLAYLLNYSGISYTLGTGVASTGALFPLVSASLGWIAVFLSGSDTSGNALFGNLQVVAARQLGLDPVLMAATNSSGGVMGKMISPQNIATGVSTTDLKGQEGVVFARTFWHSVILTLLLGVLVFLQQHVLTWMIPALPK; via the coding sequence ATGAACCCCACCGACGCCCTACCGCCCGGCATCGTCTTCGCACAGCCGTTGACGCCGGTCGCCCACTCGCTGCTGCTGTCCTTCCTCGTCGCCGCGATCCCGATCGCGGTCGCGCTGATCGCGCTCGGCGTGCTGCGCCGCCCCGCTTGGCAGGCGTCGCTCGCCGGGCTCGTCGCGGGCCTCGCGGTCGCGATCGGCGCATGGGGCATGCCGGCGGGGCTCGCGTTCAACGCGGTCGGCGCGGGCATGGCGCTCGCGGTCGTGCCGGTGATGTGGATCGTCTTCAACGCGCTGCTGCTGTATAACATCGCGGTGAAGTCGGGCCGCTTCGACCAGTTCCGGCAGTGGATGCTCGACAACCTGCCCGACGACCGCCGCCTCGTGCTGCTCGTCGTCGCGTTCTCGTTCGGCTGCCTGCTCGAAGGGATCTCGGGGTTCGGCACGCCGGTCGCGATCACGAGCGCCCTCTTGATCGCGCTCGGCTTCCCCGCGCTCGAAGCGCTCACCTACACGCTGCTGTTCAACACGGCGCCGGTTGCGTTCGGCGCACTCGGCGTGCCGATCACCGTGCTCGGCGCGGTCACGTCGCTGCCGCCCGCGACCCTCGCGCAGATGGTCGGCCGCCAGCTGCCGTTCTTCGCGCTGCTGCTGCCGTTCTACGTGGTCGGCGCGTACGGCGGGCTGCGCTCGATCTCGAAGCTGTGGCCCGCGCTGCTCGTGTCGGGCGGCAGCTTCGCGATCGCGCAGTTCGTCACGTCGAACTTCCTCGGCTACCAGCTCACCGACGCGCTGTCGTCGCTCACGTCGCTGATCGTCACGATCGGTTTCCTGCAGGTGTGGAAGCCGCAGCCCGATCCGCAATACGCGCTCGCGCGCAGCGTGCCGGCGACGGCCGGCGCCGCGCGCGCGGGCTTCGGCGGCTGGTTGCCGTGGCTCGTCGTGTCGGTGGTCGTGATCGTATGGGTGCACGCGAACATCGCGGCAATCGGCGACGTGAAGATCAAGTGGCCGGGCCTGCACAACGCGGTGTTCGTGTCGCTGTATCACAAGCCGTATGCGGCGATCTGGGACTTCCAGCCGCTCGGCACGGGCACCGCGATCCTGCTCTCGGCGATCATCACGGCCGCGCTGACACGCACCGGCGTGGGCGATTTCTTCGATTGCGTGGTCAAGACCTGGCGGCAAACGTGGATCGCGATCGTCACGGTGATGATGATCGTCGGGCTCGCGTACCTGCTGAACTACTCGGGGATCAGCTACACGCTCGGCACCGGCGTCGCGTCGACCGGTGCGCTGTTCCCGCTGGTGTCCGCGTCGCTCGGCTGGATTGCGGTGTTCCTGTCCGGCAGCGACACGTCGGGCAATGCGCTGTTCGGCAACCTGCAGGTCGTCGCCGCGCGGCAGCTCGGCCTCGATCCGGTGCTGATGGCCGCGACCAACTCGTCGGGCGGCGTGATGGGCAAGATGATCTCGCCGCAGAACATCGCAACGGGGGTATCGACGACGGACCTGAAAGGACAGGAAGGTGTCGTGTTCGCGCGCACCTTCTGGCACAGCGTGATTCTCACGCTGTTGCTCGGTGTGCTGGTGTTCCTGCAGCAGCACGTGCTGACGTGGATGATTCCGGCACTGCCGAAGTGA
- a CDS encoding DUF4148 domain-containing protein yields MKTMKRAACAWVLIGAAFAAHAQAASTLTRAQVRQELVELQAAGYRTSLASSPDFPDHMQAIMRRAAQARGEDPGYGSEGGANVESGKPALPHAIDRGTYAHH; encoded by the coding sequence ATGAAGACGATGAAACGGGCGGCATGCGCCTGGGTGCTGATCGGCGCGGCCTTCGCCGCTCACGCGCAGGCCGCGTCGACGCTGACGCGTGCCCAGGTCCGCCAGGAACTCGTGGAGTTGCAGGCCGCCGGCTACCGGACGAGCCTCGCGAGCAGTCCCGACTTTCCCGACCACATGCAGGCGATCATGCGCCGTGCCGCACAGGCACGCGGCGAGGACCCCGGCTACGGCAGCGAAGGCGGGGCAAACGTGGAATCGGGCAAACCGGCGCTGCCGCACGCGATCGACCGCGGCACCTACGCGCATCACTGA
- the gshA gene encoding glutamate--cysteine ligase, whose amino-acid sequence MSNTMTHRQSELLLNRLDALSSGPTRQHLPDGLRGIEKESLRVTRDGMIAFTPHPRALGSALTHPALTTDYSEALIELITPAEGDAAITLERLDDLHRYVYASLGDEMLWNDSMPGLLPADDQIPIANYGTSNIGRLKTVYRRGLAYRYGRTMQCIAGIHYNYSLHEEVWRRLHAEEGSTATLVDYQSERYLAQIRNFRRRSWLLMYLFGASPALDTKFLRGKPHKLDTFDADTLYLPYATSLRMSDLGYSNTTAQAALHVDYNTLPGYLDALSKAVSEPYPAYEAIGTHRDGEWIQINTNVLQIENEFYSTIRPKRVTYSGERPLHALASRGVQYIEVRCLDIDPFEPTGIALETARFIDAFLLACALDESPALDCPAYKEANANFGSVTMEGRKPGLTLQRDGQPVTLQSWADDLMADIETVGRRLDEIRGGDEHVRAIAAQREKLADPERTPSARVLRTMRERGQSFLGFALAQSETHAAYFRARPPSAETLRTEQALAAKSLAEQAELEAKEAGSFDAFVAAYRAYTLNRFSV is encoded by the coding sequence ATGTCGAACACCATGACTCACCGCCAGTCCGAACTGCTGCTGAATCGCCTCGACGCGCTGAGCTCGGGCCCGACGCGGCAGCATCTGCCCGACGGCCTGCGCGGCATCGAAAAGGAAAGCCTGCGCGTGACGCGCGACGGGATGATCGCGTTCACGCCGCATCCGCGCGCGCTCGGTTCGGCGCTCACGCATCCGGCGCTGACGACCGACTATTCCGAGGCGCTGATCGAGCTGATCACGCCCGCGGAAGGCGACGCCGCGATCACGCTCGAGCGTCTCGACGATCTGCATCGCTACGTCTATGCGTCGCTCGGCGACGAGATGCTGTGGAACGACTCGATGCCCGGCCTGCTGCCGGCCGATGACCAGATCCCGATCGCTAACTACGGCACGTCGAACATCGGCCGTCTGAAGACGGTGTACCGGCGCGGTCTCGCGTATCGCTACGGCCGCACGATGCAGTGCATCGCCGGCATCCACTACAACTACTCGCTGCACGAGGAAGTGTGGCGGCGCCTGCACGCGGAAGAGGGCTCGACGGCCACGCTCGTCGATTACCAGTCGGAGCGCTATCTCGCGCAGATCCGCAACTTCCGCCGCCGCAGCTGGCTGTTGATGTACCTGTTCGGCGCGTCGCCCGCGCTCGACACGAAGTTCCTGCGCGGCAAGCCGCACAAGCTCGACACGTTCGATGCCGATACGCTGTACCTGCCGTATGCAACGAGCCTGCGGATGAGCGATCTCGGCTACTCGAACACGACTGCCCAGGCCGCGCTGCACGTCGACTACAACACGCTGCCCGGCTATCTCGACGCGCTGTCGAAGGCCGTGAGCGAGCCGTATCCGGCGTATGAGGCGATCGGCACGCATCGCGACGGCGAGTGGATCCAGATCAACACGAACGTGCTGCAGATCGAGAACGAGTTCTACTCGACGATCCGGCCGAAGCGCGTCACGTATTCGGGCGAGCGGCCGCTGCATGCGCTCGCGTCGCGCGGCGTGCAGTACATCGAGGTGCGCTGTCTCGACATCGATCCGTTTGAGCCGACCGGCATCGCACTGGAAACCGCGCGCTTCATCGATGCGTTCCTGCTCGCATGTGCGCTCGACGAGAGCCCGGCGCTCGACTGCCCCGCGTACAAGGAAGCGAACGCGAACTTCGGCAGCGTGACGATGGAAGGGCGCAAGCCGGGGCTCACGCTGCAGCGCGACGGCCAGCCGGTCACGCTGCAGTCATGGGCGGACGACCTGATGGCCGATATCGAAACCGTCGGCCGTCGTCTCGACGAGATCCGCGGCGGCGACGAGCATGTGCGCGCAATCGCTGCACAACGTGAGAAGCTCGCCGATCCGGAGCGCACGCCGTCCGCGCGCGTGCTGCGCACGATGCGCGAGCGTGGCCAGTCGTTCCTCGGGTTTGCGCTGGCGCAGAGCGAAACGCATGCCGCGTATTTCCGTGCGCGTCCGCCGTCGGCGGAGACGCTGCGCACCGAGCAGGCGCTCGCCGCGAAATCGCTGGCCGAGCAGGCCGAGCTCGAAGCGAAGGAGGCCGGATCGTTCGACGCGTTCGTCGCCGCCTATCGCGCTTATACGCTGAACCGCTTCAGCGTGTGA